A section of the Cytophagales bacterium genome encodes:
- a CDS encoding SDR family oxidoreductase translates to MRLKNSKILITGGSLGIGKATAKLLVESGAQVAITGRNKERLQNAAKETGAFPIIADVSKKAAVKRTFGEFIDKYGNLDCLINNAGIGTSKKLEELTLDDFHKVYAVNVFGAAIMAQKAAEIFRKQNYGHIINIGSTAANKGYERGTIYASSKFALKAMTQCWQAELRKYNVRVMLINPSEVTTAFGDPQRVERASVRNKLRSIEIAHTIKSALEMDDRGFIPELTVWATNPWD, encoded by the coding sequence AGCAACGGCCAAACTATTAGTAGAAAGCGGAGCACAGGTCGCCATTACCGGAAGAAATAAAGAAAGGCTGCAAAATGCTGCAAAAGAAACAGGCGCATTTCCTATCATTGCTGATGTCTCTAAAAAAGCTGCCGTTAAACGGACATTTGGAGAGTTTATAGATAAATATGGGAATCTTGATTGTTTGATCAATAATGCCGGCATTGGTACTTCTAAAAAGCTGGAAGAATTAACACTTGACGACTTCCACAAAGTTTATGCAGTAAACGTGTTTGGTGCTGCTATAATGGCACAAAAAGCCGCAGAAATATTTAGAAAACAAAACTACGGCCACATTATCAATATTGGTTCAACAGCAGCCAATAAAGGCTATGAAAGAGGAACCATTTACGCCTCCTCCAAATTTGCCCTCAAAGCGATGACCCAATGCTGGCAGGCCGAGCTGAGAAAATACAACGTTCGCGTAATGCTCATCAACCCCAGTGAAGTAACCACTGCCTTTGGAGACCCGCAAAGAGTAGAGCGAGCTTCAGTTCGCAATAAGCTGAGAAGCATTGAAATTGCCCATACCATAAAGTCAGCACTGGAAATGGATGATCGCGGCTTTATCCCCGAATTGACTGTTTGGGCTACCAATCCGTGGGATTGA